The nucleotide window GCAGCAGCGGCAGGGTGATGCGCCGGAACATCCGCCACTCGCTCGCGCCGTCGACCTTGGCGGCCTCGTACAGGTCGCCGGGGATGGCCTGCAGTCCGGCGAAGAGCAGCAGCGCGGTGTAGCCGACGTGCCGCCACACGTTGATCAGCGCGATCGTCGGGATCGCCCATGTCTCGTCCGCCAGGAACGGGATGCGGTCGAAGCCCAGGCCCGCGACGATCTCGTTGCCGATGCCGAGCTGGGTGTCGAGCATCCACAGCCAGACGATGCCCGCCACGACGTTCGACATCAGGTACGGCGTCAGCACGATGCCGCGCAGCACCGCCGACTGCGTGAGCCGCTGCAGCAGCACGGCGATGGCCAGCGCCGAGGTCGTCTGCACCCCGATGTTGATGAACACGTACTCGACGGTGACCTTCATCGAGTCCCAGAAGATGGGGTCGTCGATCATGCGCCGGTAGTTGTCCAGGCCGACCCAACGCGCCGGGGTCAGCAGGTTGAAGCGGGTGAAGCTCAGGTAGATGCCGCGCAGCGTCGGCCACAGCAGGAAGACCAGGAAGCCCAGCATGGCCGGCGCGACGAAGAGCGCCGCGAGGGCCCCGTCACCGCGGTCGCCACCGGTACGTTCTCGCTTCCTGCCGGTCCTCGGTTTCGGAGCTGTCCCCCCGGCGTCGCGCGGCGGCAGACGCGAGGGTGGGCTGCTGGAGGCGACGGTCATCGGGAGACTCCCTCGTCTGCGGCTCTCGTCCTCGGGCCCCACTTACTTTTGGGCCGAAAGAATCCAGCCGTCAAGAGGTGTGCGCAGATCTTTTCCCGGCGCCCTGTACGGCCTAGGCTGACATCATTAGTTCTGTGCCGAAAGAAATCATGAGAGGTCCCGGCATGACCGCACGCGCCGCCAGCTGGCTGCCGCTCAGTCCCGGTGAGCGCTCCGTCGCGATCGAGGTGCTCACCCACGGCCCTCTTTCGCGCAGCGACATCGCCCGTCGGCTCGACCTGTCGGCGGGCAGCCTGACCCGGCTCACCAAACCGCTCATCGAGTCGGGTCTGCTGGTCGAGGTGGCCGAGGGCGGCGCACTCCCCGAAGGGCGTCAGGGCCGCCCCTCGCAGCCCCTCGACATCGTCGCCGAGTCCCGTACCTTCGTCGGTTTCAAGATCACCGAGGACATGGTCTACGGCGTCGTCACGACACTCAGGAGCGACATCGTCGCCCGCCACGACCTGCCCCTGGACAGCCATGACCCGCAGCACGTCGTGGACGTGCTGCGGGCGGTCACGGCGGAGTTCGCCCGGCGGTTCCCGGGCCTCGCCGGAATCGGCATCGGGCTCGGCGGTCGCGCCTCGGACCGCTCCGTCGTCGACGAGTCGGCCTTCCTCGGCTGGCACGACGTCCCCCTGGCGCGGCTCCTGGAGGAGCGCACCGGGCTGCCCGTCGTCGTGGAGAACGACCTGAACGCGCTCGTCGAGGCCGAGAGCTGGTTCGGCGCGGGCCGCGGCCTCGACCGGTTCGCGGTGCTCACCATCGGCGCGGGCCTCGGTTACGGCCTGGTCAGCGGCGGCAGACGGATCGTGTCCCCGGAGGACGGGCGAGGGGTCGGCCGTTTCTGGATGGTGAACCCGAACGGCCCGCTCACCCCCGAGGGCGAGCGCGGCAGCGCCATCTCCCTGCTGACCATTCCCAACATCCGCTACCAGGTCCGGGCGGCCACCGGCCGGGATGTCTCGTACGACGAGGTCCTCGCGATGGCCGCCCGGGGCGAACCGATGGCCGCCCGAGTCATCGACGAGGCGGCCCGGGCCCTGGGCACCCTCGTCGCGCAGATCGCCAACTTCGCCATGCCCGAGAAGATCCTCCTGGCCGGGGAGGGGGTGGGCCTGGTCGATGTGGCCGGACCGGCCGTCCGGCAGGCGATCCTCGCCAACCGCCATCCGCAGGCCGCCCCGGTCAACCTGGAGACGAAGGTCTCCGACTTCCACGACTGGGCCCGAGGCGGCGCCGTACTGGCCATCCAGGTGCTGGTCCTGGGCCAGGTCCAGGCGGGCTCGTAGCCCATACCGCGGCCCTCGCCGCGGCGGGCGCCGAGGGAGCCCCTGCCGTCGGCACACCGTGCGGGAGGCGTACCAGCCACGGTGCGGGAGGCCTGCCGGCGGCGGGTGCGGGAGCTGTCCGACCGCGCCGGAAGGCGGTGAGCGTCACAGTCTCCACTCACATGGTCTTCACGCTGAGCCCCGTATGATTCACGGTATGTCCACCACTCACCGTCGTGCGCCGGGAGCCACGCAGCGATCAGCCGCCGAAGTCAATGACGAGATCCGGGCCCTGTGGCTCCGGGCCGGTGGAACG belongs to Streptomyces sp. V3I8 and includes:
- a CDS encoding carbohydrate ABC transporter permease codes for the protein MTVASSSPPSRLPPRDAGGTAPKPRTGRKRERTGGDRGDGALAALFVAPAMLGFLVFLLWPTLRGIYLSFTRFNLLTPARWVGLDNYRRMIDDPIFWDSMKVTVEYVFINIGVQTTSALAIAVLLQRLTQSAVLRGIVLTPYLMSNVVAGIVWLWMLDTQLGIGNEIVAGLGFDRIPFLADETWAIPTIALINVWRHVGYTALLLFAGLQAIPGDLYEAAKVDGASEWRMFRRITLPLLRPVLAVVLIMTVIGSFQVFDTVAVTTNGGPANATNVLQFYIYGSAFGRFQFGYASAMSVALLVVLSAITVLQYRLTRAGRTDLG
- a CDS encoding ROK family transcriptional regulator, which gives rise to MTARAASWLPLSPGERSVAIEVLTHGPLSRSDIARRLDLSAGSLTRLTKPLIESGLLVEVAEGGALPEGRQGRPSQPLDIVAESRTFVGFKITEDMVYGVVTTLRSDIVARHDLPLDSHDPQHVVDVLRAVTAEFARRFPGLAGIGIGLGGRASDRSVVDESAFLGWHDVPLARLLEERTGLPVVVENDLNALVEAESWFGAGRGLDRFAVLTIGAGLGYGLVSGGRRIVSPEDGRGVGRFWMVNPNGPLTPEGERGSAISLLTIPNIRYQVRAATGRDVSYDEVLAMAARGEPMAARVIDEAARALGTLVAQIANFAMPEKILLAGEGVGLVDVAGPAVRQAILANRHPQAAPVNLETKVSDFHDWARGGAVLAIQVLVLGQVQAGS